Genomic DNA from Corynebacterium diphtheriae:
ATGCGCGCAACTTTGGCGGTTTTTTCAACAACGAAGGGGTGCATGCCCAGCTCTCCTGCGAGTTTGCGGGAGTCAATACGCCCTCGTGTGGAATACAACCGCGCGATAGCGCTAACTTTCATGCTCAGCGCAGCCGCCAAGGCCACTGGAGAAACACCCAACTGTAAAGCCCGGCGCGCGCTGGCGACGGCGCGTTGGGTTTGTCCTGAGCAGGCAAGATCTGCCACGTCGAAACCGGAGACTTCTGCAACGCCCACGTAGTAGTCGCGGACGGTGGCGAGGGTGACGTCGCCATTGTTGTCAGCAACAAGCTGGCCGATGGCCGAGGCGAGTTCGCGGAGGTCGGATCCTACACCTTCGAGCAGGGCGTGGACCACGTCTGGGGTGGGGCGTACTCCGTGGCGTTTGAATTCGTTGGTGACCCAGCCCACGCGGTCTTTGGGTTTGAGTTTGTTGGCTTCGTGGACTTGGCTGATTTTGCTGAGTTTGGGTACTAGTGCTTTTTGCCGTCCGCCGCCGGAGTGCACGATGATGAGGTAGATTCCTGGTGCTGGATCTACGGCAACGTTGAGGACGAGTTCCGCGGGTTCTTTGCCAGCATCTTCCATGTTGGTCAGCACAATGATGCGGTCTTCGCCGAAGAGCGACGGGCTGGTGAGTTGGATGAGTTCGGAGGCGTTGACTTCGCCTGCCCGAAGTGTGGTCACGGGGACGTCGCTGCCAATGGTTTTGTTGATGGCTGCGATGATGCTGTGTCGTGCGCGTTCGGCTAGGAATTCATCGTCGCCAACTACGAGGTGCACTGGTAGAAGTTGCTGACCCATGGTGTCTATCGTGCCATATGCGGTCGGTACTGATTCGATCCGGCACGGTTGCATAGTAGACGGGTGTTCCGTCGGTGGTCATTGTCTCGCGGGTGCGGCGGGAGCGTTGCGTAACGACGAAGACCTCTGCGGTTTTACCTGCTATTTCCTCTTCCTCAGCGACGGTGACAACATTGAGCTCTGTGGTGGGGACGGTGGGCGTGTACTGCCACCAGATTGTGGCGACCATGGCACAACTTATTGTTGCCAGCGTAAGTTTGGGCTTAACGACGAACCCAGTAAGCAACCACATAGCGCCGAGTATGGCCCAAAGAGTAGACAGTCCGCGGGACTCTGGGAAAGGCTGGTCAATGCTGGTCCAGGTGTGGCCGCCGAGCATGGTAGCAACCAATCCGATCCAGTCGGCGCAGGGTTCGATGATGTTGATGAGGAAGCTGGGTACGACAGGAAGCCAACTGGATAAAACTGCTAGTAAGCCAATGAGGGTAATAATCGGTACAACCGGTGCGGCTAAAAGGTTGGCAAGTACGGAGACGGCGGATATTTTTCCAGACATCAGCATGACGATGGGCATGGTGGATATATCAGCGGCGATGGCAATGGCCAATGCTCGCACCACGATGTTGGGGGTCACGTCCACAATGGCGAGGCTGCGGTAAATCGCTGGGTAGAGCGTTATGATTCCTGCGGTAGCAGCCACGGATAATGCGAATCCAAAGTGCGTTGCTAAGGAGCAATCCCACAGCAATAGCCCAATGATCGCAATGCTTAGTGCGTGAATTGTGGGAGTGCGGGTGTACGTGAGCACTGCTACAAGACCGACCATGCCCATGACAGCTGCGCGTAGTACCGAAGGCTCAGTTCCAACGACGGCGACAAAACAGACAAGCGCTAGCATGCTGGCTATTACTCGCTGTCGCGGCCCTAGGCCTACGACCGCCGCGAGTGCGGCTGTCCATGAGGTGACAATGGCGACGTTGCCACCGCTGACTGCAGAAAGGTGCGCAAGACCGGTGGTGGCATAGAGTTCAACATTCTGCACTGATTGCAAAGAGGTATCGCCTAACACCATGGCGGGAATAAGGCCAGTGGCGTGTCCGTCAGTGTGGGCTGCTACAAGCTGTTGGAAGTGCTGCGTGATGTGCGTGCTGATTGCGCTCCACCCCGTGGGCGGGCTGACCACGGTGATGGGACCTTCGGCGCGCAGGAGGGCGTCGCTAAGCCCTATAGATCCACTGTGGGAAACCGTACCAGTGACCATCACGTGATCGCCTGGCTCAACGCTGGGCTGGGTTTTACTGAGCACAGGTACTTCGGCGGGAAAACCGTGCATGTGGGCGCGAAAGATCCAGCCGCTAGCAGTCTGTTTTACAGGAGTAACCACCTCTAATGCGACAGTAGTTCCCCACTGCCACATGTCCACACGAGTGATGTGCATTGTGGTTATTGCCGTAGCACAAGCGCCCATGCATCCAGCAAGAAACCCCTGCGCAGGCTGCCAGATCGCAAGCCCTACTGCTACAACCGCGCAGGCGATCAGCGGCCACCAGATAGTGCGCTGCCACAGGCATAGCCACGTACACCCCCACACCACAAGAGCGCTGGGTACCAGCCGCAGTTCTGTCACAACACAAGGTCCTGCGCTATTGCTTGGTATTTGGCAGGACCTATTCCTTTGACCTTTTGTAATTCTTCGAGGCTGCCAAATCCACCATGGGAATCACGATAAGAAACAATAGCAGCCGCGGTCTTTGCGCCAATTCCATCCAGCTGCTCAAGCTCGGCCACGGTAGCGCTATTGAGGCGAACGCGGCCATCGGCGGCGGGCACTGGTTCGGAAGGACCTCCCACAACGATCTGGGAAGAATCGACAAGCTTTTCTGCCTGATTAAGGCCGAGGATATGTGCTGGGTCTACAGGGCCTGCTGCTTGGAGTGCGTCGGCAACACGGGCACCCGGCGCGAAGGTATACAGACCTGGAGTGTGCACCTCCCCCACGACTGAGACTACGACCTCCGGCGTGCTCGTCTCAGCAGCGGCCACAGGCGCAGGGGCAGGCGCAGGCGGTGCGGGCTGCAGCAGGAAAATTATGGCAATCACGGCAACAATAACGCCGGCGCCGATGACACTGTGTGTACGGCTGAGTTCGAGACGACGTTGCCGCGGGTATTCCACCACCATCAGGTCTTCGGTTCCAGTAGGTGCTGCTAGTTGTCCTAGTCGTTGAAGTACGCGTTTCATACACGCCGACACTAACTACGAGGAGATACGACCTCACGTTGCTCGGGACGCAGTCATGATAAACCTGTGGATAACTGCGTCGGGGGCACCCGCTGCGCGGGGCATCTGTGGATAACTTTTAGGAGGTGGTTGACAAATCTGTGGGAGCAGTATCGGAATAGCTGCTAAAAACCACCGAGATTCCCAGTGCGCCTACACCACAATGAACGCTTAAGGCTTGGTCCATGTCCATAATCATGAAGCTTGAGCCCTTGGGCAGCGCCGCAGTCAACTGAGACTGCAGTGAGTGTGCTGCTTCTAACGCCTGATGATGTTGGATTGCCACGAAGGCAGGTTCGCCAGCGCAGCGATCAGAGATCACGGCTACTAAGCGTGCAAATGCTTTGGACTGCGTGCGAGTTTTCACGGCAAGCTCCACATGGCCCCCGCGCAGCTGCATAATCGGCTTGGTGGCTAGCGCTGCTGACACCACAGCTGTTGCCGTGGTGATCCGGCCAGAACGACGCATCTCTTCCATACGATGCAGATACAACCATGTTTCAGAGCGTCGTAACGTATCGCGCGCCATGTCTGCGCACTCCCGCAGGCTCGCCCCGCCTTGAGCTAGACGCGCGGCAGCCATTGCTGCAGCACCTACACACATTCCCACAGACTGGGTGTCTACTACGTCAACCGTTCCATCGAATACGGCGGCCGCAGTATGTGCAGCGGACCACGTAGACGATAACTCCTTGGAAAGATGCAAGGCCACCACGCCGGCGTCGCCACCACGCTCAAGCTGGCGCGCATAGGCAGCGGTGAGCTCTAACGCAGACAACCCTGCTGTACTGACCTGGTTTTCTGAGGTCACAAGATGTAAATCCACCACCGTGATCCCCAGTTCCTCTGCTATCTCCGCGGGCAATCCCGACGAGGAATCCGTGACAATGCGAACAGCCATAGCGCTAAAGGTTGCTTCCTAACGCCACGCCCATATTCCAGCCTTCGAGGTACCACTGCGCATCAGTCACCGTCTGCGGGGTAAAACGCGCAGAGAGCTGATCGACGTAATCCGCAGCCTCTTTTTCGGCGTTTTCTGAAGCCGCACCGTGGAAGCGTGGCCGCGCGGTCAGCTGCGCCCAGCAGGTGTTCCCCAGCCCAGAGATCAGCGAATACTGCTCTTGGTGCAATCCCAACAAACTAGAGGTCAGTGCACTAATGGTGCCGCCGTGGGCAACAAGCAGCACGCTGCAATCATCCCATTCGTCATAGTCGCGCATGAGCTCGTCGACAACTGCGCGGGCACGCTGCGCAACATGGATACGGGATTCGCCGTTAGGTGGCGCCCAGGTGGCGTCGTGACGCCACAACGCACGCGCACCGGGATAGTGTTCGTCTACCTCTTCATGCGTCTTCGCCTGCCAATCCCCCAGATTGGTTTCGCGTAAGCGCTGGTCAGTAGAGACGTCTACGCCAAGGCGTTGACCTACAACAGTAGCGGTGTCATGGGCGCGGGCGAGATCAGAAGAGACGATCTTGCCGATCGGCAACGTGGCAAGAAAATCCGCCGCCGCTTCTGCTTGCGCCCAACCAGCATCCGACAGCACAGTATCCAAGTGTCCTTGCATACGCTTCGTGGCGTTGTATTCGGTTTGGCCGTGGCGCAGCACAATGAGGCGACGGGACATAATGGATTAAAACTCCTCGTCAGCTGGTTCTTCACCAGCAAGTGGAATCTCATCGAGGGACTCGACGGTACGAACATCCACGTCCTGAGCCCATTCCTCTGGGCGCGCCATGGTGTCGATACCCTCGACCTCGATCAAAGGGCAGTCTTGGTACAGGCGGTCAAGACCGTAGAAGTCACGCTCGGTGTTGCGCTGAACATGGATGACCAGCATGCCGTAGTCGAGCAGAACCCAACGGTTCTCGCGATTGCCTTCGCGACGCTTAGGCTCTTCGCCCTCAGCCGTCAGCATGTCCTCGATCTCCTCCACAATGGAACGCACTTGGCGCTCGTTGTCTGCGGAAGCCAAAACGAAGACCTCGCTAATAGCCATCACGTCAGAGACGTCGATAACCGCGATGTTGGTAGCCAGCTTCTCCGCTGCGGCTTTGGCAGCGATCTCGGCCAAGCGAATGGTGTCGTGCGTAGCAGTCACTAAAGATCCTTTCTTATCGTGGCTATTGTTCCACGTTATCGCGGTCAAAAGCTAACCGTGATGCCGCCGCACCCGCGGGATTACGTTTCTCATCTACTCCGCTTGGGTGATACAGCTGTCGTTTTGCGATGTATTGCACCACTCCATCGGGAACTAGGTACCACACCGGCAGCCCTTCTTTGGCGCGTCGACGACACCCCGTGGACGAAATAGCCATGGCAGGGATCTCGATTAATTTCACGCGATCGTGATACTGCGCAGGCAGCATGTCCTCTTCTAGCACATAACCTGGACGTGTCACGCCTACGAAGGTTGCGATCTCCAACGCCTTTTCCCAGTCCCGCCACGTAAGTATCTGGCCTAGGGCATCAGCACCTGTGATGAAGAACAACTCCGAATCGGGGTAGGCGCAGCGCAGATCTCGCAGGGTATCGATGGTGTAGGTCGCACCTGGGCGATCAATATCTACTCGGCTGACCGTAAAACGCGGATTGGAGGCCGTAGCAATGACCGTCATTAAGTAACGATCCTCCGCCGGAGAAACCTCGCGATCGACTTTTTGCCACGGCTGGCCAGTGGGAACAAAAACCACCAGTTCCAGATCAAACCGTGCCGCAACCTCGCTTGCAGCAACGAGGTGCCCATGGTGAATCGGATCGAAGGTTCCACCCATGATGCCGATGCGGCTGGGTTGGCGTGGCAGTGTCATAACCGTGAAATTCTAGCAGTGCACTACGGACGTGTTTGACCCGTGCCCTGGACAATCCACTTCGTGGTGGTCAGCTCCGGCAACGCCATCGGGCCGCGGGCATGCAGCTTTTGGGTAGAAATTCCGATTTCTGCACCCATACCAAACTGCTCGCCATCGGTAAACGCTGTCGACGCATTAATCATCACCGCTGCCGCATCCACACGATCTGCAAAGCGCTGGGCAGTCACAATGTTGCCGGTCGCGATCGCCTCAGTGTGCTTGGTGCTATAGGTGCGAATATGCTCCATCGCGGCATCCACACCATCAACCAGCGCACACGCAATATCAAGCGATAAGTATTCCTCTGCCCAATCATGTTCCTCAGCAGGAACGATTCCCAACGCCCCCACGGCTTCTAGCTGAGCTACATCGCCGTGCACAGTAACACCAGCGTCTTGCAAGGCGGTGATAATCGCCAACTGATCTGCGGAATCCAACGCGGAATCGATCAGCACTGTTTCCGTTGCATTACACACAGAACAGCGACGCGTCTTACCGTTAAGCAACATGGCGATCGCTTGATCTAAGTCGCTGACATCCCGATCAATATAGAAATGGCAGTTTCCAGTGCCCGTTTCAATGGTGGGAACCGTCGCATTGGTCATCACGGCTTCGATCAGGCCGGCACCGCCGCGCGGGATGAGGACGTCGACAAGCCCGCGTGCCGTAATCAAATCCTGGACACTTTCATGTGTCTCACAAGGCAGCAACTGAACCACTTCACGCGGTAATCCATGGCTTTCAAGCACACGATGCACAACCGCAACCAACGCCGCATTCGAATGCTGCGCCGACTTCGAACCACGCAGCAACGCCACGTTGCCGGACTTCAACGCTAAGCCGAAAGCGTCGATCGTCACGTTAGGGCGGGCCTCATAGACCATGCCCATCACGCCAAGCGGGACACGGACCTTACGCATCTGCATACCATTGGGCATGACGCTGCCGCCTACAACCTCCCCCACGGGATCACTCAGCGCTGCCACCTGACGCAAACCGCTAGCAATACCTGCAATGCGGGCGCTATCAAGGCTCAAACGGTCGATCAAGGCCTCGCTCAGCCCACGCGCGCGCCCTTGGTCAATATCACGCTGGTTCGCGGCAATAATCTCAGCGCTCGCTTCTTCCAACGCCGAGGCAGTGGCAAGAAGCACCGCATTTTTATCAGCGCTGGTCAATTGGGCAACAATCGGCGCTACACGATGAGCGGCACGTGCACATACCATGACCTGCTCGCGTTCTTGGGACCGTACATCGGCGTTATTCATAAGCATTTACCGTACCTAAAGCTTTACGCGCGTGACGCGTAATCGGAAAGATAATCAGCATGGACCACGGGACGTTGCAGACCCTCGGGCAGCTGCGCGGTTTGTTTGCCCAGCATGGTGGTGAGCACTGCGGAATCATAGGCCACCTCACCTCGACCAATGATCTCACCTTCTGGGCCTAGGATCTCCACGATCTCACCAGCGTGGAAATCGCCAATGACCTCGGTAATTCCCACGGCCAGCAGGGAGTTTCCGCCGGCGGTGACTGCGGCGACCGCGCCGGCGTCGATACGCAATGCACCGCCAGTATCTGCAGCGTACAGCGCCCAAAACTTCCACGCCGATAGGC
This window encodes:
- the holA gene encoding DNA polymerase III subunit delta, whose protein sequence is MGQQLLPVHLVVGDDEFLAERARHSIIAAINKTIGSDVPVTTLRAGEVNASELIQLTSPSLFGEDRIIVLTNMEDAGKEPAELVLNVAVDPAPGIYLIIVHSGGGRQKALVPKLSKISQVHEANKLKPKDRVGWVTNEFKRHGVRPTPDVVHALLEGVGSDLRELASAIGQLVADNNGDVTLATVRDYYVGVAEVSGFDVADLACSGQTQRAVASARRALQLGVSPVALAAALSMKVSAIARLYSTRGRIDSRKLAGELGMHPFVVEKTAKVARMWTGNAVSQAVILMADVDSSLKGHGLDGELGGDPDYEIEDAIRRISELAG
- a CDS encoding ComEC/Rec2 family competence protein; amino-acid sequence: MTELRLVPSALVVWGCTWLCLWQRTIWWPLIACAVVAVGLAIWQPAQGFLAGCMGACATAITTMHITRVDMWQWGTTVALEVVTPVKQTASGWIFRAHMHGFPAEVPVLSKTQPSVEPGDHVMVTGTVSHSGSIGLSDALLRAEGPITVVSPPTGWSAISTHITQHFQQLVAAHTDGHATGLIPAMVLGDTSLQSVQNVELYATTGLAHLSAVSGGNVAIVTSWTAALAAVVGLGPRQRVIASMLALVCFVAVVGTEPSVLRAAVMGMVGLVAVLTYTRTPTIHALSIAIIGLLLWDCSLATHFGFALSVAATAGIITLYPAIYRSLAIVDVTPNIVVRALAIAIAADISTMPIVMLMSGKISAVSVLANLLAAPVVPIITLIGLLAVLSSWLPVVPSFLINIIEPCADWIGLVATMLGGHTWTSIDQPFPESRGLSTLWAILGAMWLLTGFVVKPKLTLATISCAMVATIWWQYTPTVPTTELNVVTVAEEEEIAGKTAEVFVVTQRSRRTRETMTTDGTPVYYATVPDRISTDRIWHDRHHGSATSTSAPRSWRR
- a CDS encoding ComEA family DNA-binding protein, whose product is MKRVLQRLGQLAAPTGTEDLMVVEYPRQRRLELSRTHSVIGAGVIVAVIAIIFLLQPAPPAPAPAPVAAAETSTPEVVVSVVGEVHTPGLYTFAPGARVADALQAAGPVDPAHILGLNQAEKLVDSSQIVVGGPSEPVPAADGRVRLNSATVAELEQLDGIGAKTAAAIVSYRDSHGGFGSLEELQKVKGIGPAKYQAIAQDLVL
- a CDS encoding DegV family protein is translated as MAVRIVTDSSSGLPAEIAEELGITVVDLHLVTSENQVSTAGLSALELTAAYARQLERGGDAGVVALHLSKELSSTWSAAHTAAAVFDGTVDVVDTQSVGMCVGAAAMAAARLAQGGASLRECADMARDTLRRSETWLYLHRMEEMRRSGRITTATAVVSAALATKPIMQLRGGHVELAVKTRTQSKAFARLVAVISDRCAGEPAFVAIQHHQALEAAHSLQSQLTAALPKGSSFMIMDMDQALSVHCGVGALGISVVFSSYSDTAPTDLSTTS
- a CDS encoding histidine phosphatase family protein produces the protein MSRRLIVLRHGQTEYNATKRMQGHLDTVLSDAGWAQAEAAADFLATLPIGKIVSSDLARAHDTATVVGQRLGVDVSTDQRLRETNLGDWQAKTHEEVDEHYPGARALWRHDATWAPPNGESRIHVAQRARAVVDELMRDYDEWDDCSVLLVAHGGTISALTSSLLGLHQEQYSLISGLGNTCWAQLTARPRFHGAASENAEKEAADYVDQLSARFTPQTVTDAQWYLEGWNMGVALGSNL
- the rsfS gene encoding ribosome silencing factor encodes the protein MTATHDTIRLAEIAAKAAAEKLATNIAVIDVSDVMAISEVFVLASADNERQVRSIVEEIEDMLTAEGEEPKRREGNRENRWVLLDYGMLVIHVQRNTERDFYGLDRLYQDCPLIEVEGIDTMARPEEWAQDVDVRTVESLDEIPLAGEEPADEEF
- the nadD gene encoding nicotinate-nucleotide adenylyltransferase; the protein is MTLPRQPSRIGIMGGTFDPIHHGHLVAASEVAARFDLELVVFVPTGQPWQKVDREVSPAEDRYLMTVIATASNPRFTVSRVDIDRPGATYTIDTLRDLRCAYPDSELFFITGADALGQILTWRDWEKALEIATFVGVTRPGYVLEEDMLPAQYHDRVKLIEIPAMAISSTGCRRRAKEGLPVWYLVPDGVVQYIAKRQLYHPSGVDEKRNPAGAAASRLAFDRDNVEQ
- a CDS encoding glutamate-5-semialdehyde dehydrogenase, with translation MLMNNADVRSQEREQVMVCARAAHRVAPIVAQLTSADKNAVLLATASALEEASAEIIAANQRDIDQGRARGLSEALIDRLSLDSARIAGIASGLRQVAALSDPVGEVVGGSVMPNGMQMRKVRVPLGVMGMVYEARPNVTIDAFGLALKSGNVALLRGSKSAQHSNAALVAVVHRVLESHGLPREVVQLLPCETHESVQDLITARGLVDVLIPRGGAGLIEAVMTNATVPTIETGTGNCHFYIDRDVSDLDQAIAMLLNGKTRRCSVCNATETVLIDSALDSADQLAIITALQDAGVTVHGDVAQLEAVGALGIVPAEEHDWAEEYLSLDIACALVDGVDAAMEHIRTYSTKHTEAIATGNIVTAQRFADRVDAAAVMINASTAFTDGEQFGMGAEIGISTQKLHARGPMALPELTTTKWIVQGTGQTRP